From the genome of Gemella haemolysans ATCC 10379:
AGATACTAATTCATATCCTTTGTTTTCAAGTTCTTTAATCTTAGCTTTTACTTCTGCTTCTTTTGTTAATGGTGTATCTGAATCACCTTGTTCAGTAATAGCATCTACTCCTGGAATTGGATTTCCTTTTTCATCTACGAAAGTTGTTTTCGCTTTTTGAGTATCTTTTACGTAGTTGATTACTGTATTTTGACTTGGATCTGTTGGAAGATTTGGTACTTCATATCCTTTTGTTGGATCTTGTGGGTCAACCGGTTTAAGTGGGTTTCCATCTTTATCTTTTGGAGTGTATCCTGGTACGTATGGTAACACTTCTGTTGGTTTACCTGGTTTTGTTGGATCTGTTGGATCGTTTGGATATTTGATTGGACTTGTTGGTTGTCCTGGGATATTTGGAATCCATGATCCGATTGGTTTGTATGTTACTACTTCTGTAGTATCTTTTGAATCTCCAGTTACTTTTGTAGCTGGTACACTTGCTTTATCAGCTAAGAAGCCTTTTACTACTGGTGATTTGACTTCCGGTAAGTCTTTAGCTTCTGACCAGTCTCCGTATGTAACCTCTCCTGTAACTAAGTTAACTTTTGCTTCACGTGTGAATTTAGCTTCCTGTGTTACTGTTTTTGGTGTTCCATCTTCGTTTAATACTGGAGTTCCATCTTCGTATACGTATGTAATTGTACGTGTTACTGTTTTGTTTAGATCTTTTTCTTCTAATCCAGCTGGATATTTAGGTCCTTCTGGGTTGTTTGGATCTACTGGAGTTCCTGGTGTTTTTGGTTGATCTGGCGTTACTGTAACTTCTTTTTGTTTTAATGTTACTTTGAACTCTTGATCTGTATCTTTATCCGTATCGAACTTACCACCTTCTGGGTATGTATTAGATACTAATTCATATCCTTTGTTTTCAAGTTCTTTGATCTTAGCTTTTACTTGATCTTCTTTTGTTAATGGTGTATCTGAATCACCTTGTTCAGTAATAGCATCTACTCCTGGAATTGGGTTTCCTTTTTCATCTACGAATGTTGTTTTCGCTTTTTGAGTATCTTTTTCGTAGTTAATTGGTGTACTTTGAGTTGGATCATTTGGAATATCTGGAATGATATATCCTTTAGTTGGATCTTGTGGATCCACTGGTTTAAGTGGTTGTCCATTTCCATCTTTTGGAGTCATACCTGGTACGTATGGTAATACCGGTTTATCAGTTCCTGGTTTTGTTGGATCATCTGGATTATTCGGATATTTGATTGGGTTTGTTGGTTGTCCTGGAATGTTTGGAATCCATGATCCTAGTGGTTTGTATGTTACTACCTCTGTAGTATCTTTTGAATCTCCAGTTACATTTACAACAGGAACACTTGCTTTATCAGCTACAAATCCTTTAACTACTGGTGATTTAACTACCGGTAAGTCTTTAGCTTCTGACCAGTCTCCGTATGTAACCTCTCCTGTAACTAAGTTAACTTTAGCAGTACGAGTAAATTTAGCTTCTTGTGTTACTGTTTTTGGTGTTCCATCTTCATTTAATACTGGAGTTCCATCTTCGTATACGTATGTAATTGTACGTGTTACTGTTTTGTTTAGGTTTTTTTCTTCTAATCCAGCTGGGTATTTAGGTCCTTCTGGGTTGTTTGGATCTACTGGAGTTCCTGGTGTTTTCGGTTGATCTGGTGTTACTGTAACTTCTTTTTGTTTAAGTATTACTTTGAACTCTTGATCTGTATCTTTATCCGTATCGAACTTACCGCCTTGTGGGTATGTATTAGATACTAATTCATATCCTTTGTTTTCAAGTTCTTTGATCTTAGCTTTTACTTCATCTTCTTTTGTTAATGGAGTTTCTGATCCACCTTGTTCAGTAATTTCAGCTACTCCTGGAATTGGGTTTCCTTTTTCATCTACAAATGTTGTTTTCGCTTTTTGGATTGCCGTATATTTAACAACATATTCGTAATCTTCATCTGTAGCTGTTGTTGCTTGTACTGGTACTTTTTCAACACTTGCGATATATCCTTCTTTTTGAGGTACTGCAAGTTCTGGAAGATCAGTACTTTGACCATCAGTTCCTTTCCAGTTAATATAAACTGGTCTGTCATTAGAGTTAATTACCGCTTTACCTTCTGCAGTTAACTTGATTGAACCTGTGTAACTTACAGTTTGTTTTTGTGATGGGAATACTTCTGTACCTGCAAGATTTGCAACATTATCAGCGTATACAAATTTAATTGTACGGTTTACTTCTTCTACTTTTGTTTTCTTAACGTAATCATATTCTGCTGGAGTAACAAATGCAGATCCATTTATACCTTTAGCTTTTAATTCTTCTTCAGAATATAAATCTCTTGCTCTTGTCTTCGTAACACTTAGTGTTCCTCTTACGTTTTCAGGAGGAAGATCTGCAAGAATGTATTCTTCTCCATTAACTTCTTTAACTAAGTCTACGTGATCATTACTTACATCATATTTGTTTCCAAGCACATTAGTATAATCTTTTGAACCATCTTCACCTAAAGGAATATTCCCCGTATATCTTGTTGGTTCGAAACCTATAACTTCACCTGTTACTAGATCTTTGAATGTTCTAACAACAGCTCCTGTTGGCGGCTCACCTTGAACCTTACCATCACCATTAATACTCCAACCATTTGGAACTTTAGTTATAACATCTTCTTTTCCACCGTTAATAGGTTCTCCACCTGATACAGTAAGAGTTGCTGCAGTTTTATCATTTCCTACATAACCTTGTTTAATTAATCCATTTTCATAAGTAATATTAGAATATTCACTTGTTAAAGTTTTGTCTTTTATTACTTTTTCAACACCTAAAGATTGAAGAGGCATAGAGACTATAGAATCTTCTTGAATAGTTCCTTCTGTAACAGTAAGTTCTAATTCCGTTGGTGAAATTAATCTAGGTGTTAATGTAAAACCAGTATCTCGACCATCTTGTAAAATCCATACATTGTTTTCATTAGCTCTAGCATTAGACCAACGATTTTGTGGACGGTAAGTAATACTATCACCTTTATTAGGTTTAATAGTAGACGCTGTATTTAATCCATTTATAAAGTTAGAACTTCCTGCAAGTTCTTTAAATTCTGTAAAATCAGCATTAGGAAGTTTGATCGTAAATTTAGATCCTACTCCATAACGAACATCTGAATCAGTTTTTAATACGATTGAATCATTTCTACCTATTTGCTCATTATTAAGGTATGTCAATCCATTGTTTTCACTTAGTGATGCACTAGTACCTTGTTTTTGATAGCTAGGTTGTTGACCTTTTCTTATATAAGTGTGTTCAAGAACCGTACGCCCATCAATTTTAATAGTCGCTGTATACGGAGTGTCTTTTGAAATTTGTGGAGCTAAATATCCATTACCCGATAAATTACTCGCTCCAAACGACACATTCGGATAGTCTTTTACTTTATCGTTCCACTCGATGTTGTAAGTATATGTTCCAGTTTCGTTAGCTACCGCTGGTTGCTCAGCAACACGCTGATCATAAGTCATACCACGTTGTGTACGTTGTGCCCAATATGGTACAGATTTGTTATTGTTGTTTCCTGTAGTTGTTTTAAAGTCGATAGATTTAACTTTACCAACTACTGTTCCATCAGTCGCTCTGATTTCTGTATTTACAGCCAAACCAGCACCTAGCTCAGCTAAGTTAGTAAGTTCAATTTTTGTAATAGAACCCGCTTTAAGTGTAGATGTACTAATAGTAGTATCAACTCCCCATCCTGTAGGAGCCGTATTATCTGCATTCATTTCAACATAAGCATTTGTTACAGCATTAACTGTTTCTCCATCTCTAAAAACATCTTTTCCTGTGATTTTTGAAGCAGTCTCAGCTAATACTGTTTCTACTTTCCCACGGTGTCCTGCACGTTGCATTGTTACGTATACTGCTTCGATAGCTTTCTCTAATTCTTTACGTTGTTGATCAGCATCTGATTTTGTTGAAGAATCTGAGTTGAAGATATCTAATGCTTTTGCGATTTCTTTTTCAGATGTTGCTACCGCTGCTTTAATTTCTGCTTTAGGAGCTTCTTCTTTAACTTCTTTTGTTGCGAATGTTGTTGCAGCTTGGTTTACTGCTTTTGCTTCTGAAACTGCTTTTTCTAAGTTTTCTTTAGCTACTTTAGTTTCAGATTTTTCTTCTTTTTTGTCTACTGCTTTTTCTGTAGTTTTTTCTGCTGTATTTAAGTTATTGATAGCTGCTTCTAATGCTGCTACTTGTGCATCTACTTCAGCTTGTGTAGCTGTTGATTGTGCTACTAAGTCTTTAGCTTTGTTTAATTCTACTGCTGCACTTACAGTTTTAACTTGTTTATCTTCTGATAACTCTTTTTCTGCTAATGTTACGAATAGGTTATCTAATTGACTGATTTTTGCTTGAAGAATAGCTTTGTTTACCTCTTTTTTAGCTTCAGCTTTTACTTCTTTTACTTCCGTAGCTTTTTCTACTACAGCTGATTTTGTTTCAGTTTTTTCCTCTATTGGTTTTTCTGCTGCTACTTTTTCAGTAGCTGCTACTGTTGCTTCTTCTTTATTAGTGTCTGCTGCTTGCGCTGCTCCACCTAAAAACATAAAAGCAGAAGCAATAAGAACCGATGCCGTTCCAGCATTAAACTTTTTAATACCGTACTGGTTAACTTTTTCGAATTGCTTCTTGTTATTCATTCTTGTATTATTTTTACTAAACATACCTTCTCCTTTTTCTTTTAGATTAAAATAAAAATAAATCATAATGACTATGATACGTATTTTACAAAATGTAACTTAAACGTACCTAAAATTTAAAAAATTTATTTTTTTTATTTTATTATAGCTCATTTGTCTCTAATTTACAATATATTTAATTGCAATATTAAAACAAATATCAACTGTTGTATATACTAACCCAAAAAAATTTTCAAAATTCCCCTCTTGGGAATACGTTTTCAAAACTGTTTCAATATGTGTTTTAAATTTCTATAAAAAAATAATTAATACTCTTTTTTGTTATAATAAGCTAACTAAACTCTAAAAGTTATTTTCTTTAATTATTAAATATAATTTTATTTTTACTTAAAATGAAATTTAAATACATTAAAATATACCCTATACCCCTATATTGATTTTTCTTCTTTTTGTGTAAATATTTTTTCTTCTATATATATATATATATATATCAAGTTTCTTACATACCCTATATAGGTATACCTCCATCATGTAAACAGAAAAATTCTATGTCACAACATATCCTTCTATAAACACCTATTATTTAAGTAAAATAAAAGCACCCTCAAAAATTATCAAGGGTGCTTTTTAGCCATTTATTATTTACTACTTTGTCTTTATGATTTTATTTTTTATCCTTATTTGTCTTTACGACTCCTCACCAATAGGAAAATATAATTGAAATTTCCTCTGCAAAGAAAATCAGAATCCTTATAATCTACTTTATATAGATTTTTGTAAATAAAATATTTAACGTATTAATCTTCTATCTTTTTCCCAAAACTTAGTGATGCGATTAATAGTAATGCACCTAATACTGCACCAATTACTAAAGCTAATAGATACATAGGCCAATTACTTACAGCACCTGCTGCGATAGCAAAAATTCCTCCGTGAGGAGCTTTTGATACAGCTCCAAAAGTCATACTTAACGCTCCAGCGATACCACTTGAGATGAATAACGGTGGAATAACACGTGTTGGGTTACTTGCTGCGAATGGGATAGCTCCTTCTGTGATGAATGATAATCCCATTACGTAGTTTACTAACGCTCCACTACGTTGAGCTTTTGGCCAGATGTTTTTGTTGATTGTTGCTGAAACAGCGATTGCTAATGGAGGTACCATACCACCGATCATAACTGCTGCCATTACATCACTCCCTGCTGAACCAGCAGATGTTAATAGCGCTGTACCTGTTACGTAAGCAGCTTTGTTAATTGGACCACCCATATCGATAGCCATCATCGCAGCTACTACGAATCCAAGGATGAATTTACCGCTTCCGTTAAGACTTTCGATAAAGTGTTTTAATCCTTCCATAACACTTGCCATCGGCGCGTTGATTAGGAAGATCATTAGTAATCCCATGATTAGTGACCCTAAGATAGGGAATAGGAAGATTGGTTTAATACCGTCTAATGAACGAGGCATCCAGCTGAATGAAATTTTTAATACTTGGATAATACCACCAGCTAAGAACCCGGCTACTAACGCTCCTAAGAATCCTGAAGGAGTGTATGCTAATAAATCACTTTTCAGACCTAAAATACTTGGATCAGCTAAAATACCACCAATCATACCAACAATGAATCCAGGACGGTCAGCGATAGAACGACCGATGAATCCAGCTAGGATTGGTAACATCATACTAAATGAAATTTTACCGAAGTAGAATAACACTTCTGCAACTTTGTTGTAAGATGGGTCTTTCGGATCAAATGAGTTAATACCCCAGATGAATGATAATGCGATAAGAATACCACCAGCTACTACGAATGGTAGCATGT
Proteins encoded in this window:
- a CDS encoding mucin-binding protein, whose amino-acid sequence is MFSKNNTRMNNKKQFEKVNQYGIKKFNAGTASVLIASAFMFLGGAAQAADTNKEEATVAATEKVAAEKPIEEKTETKSAVVEKATEVKEVKAEAKKEVNKAILQAKISQLDNLFVTLAEKELSEDKQVKTVSAAVELNKAKDLVAQSTATQAEVDAQVAALEAAINNLNTAEKTTEKAVDKKEEKSETKVAKENLEKAVSEAKAVNQAATTFATKEVKEEAPKAEIKAAVATSEKEIAKALDIFNSDSSTKSDADQQRKELEKAIEAVYVTMQRAGHRGKVETVLAETASKITGKDVFRDGETVNAVTNAYVEMNADNTAPTGWGVDTTISTSTLKAGSITKIELTNLAELGAGLAVNTEIRATDGTVVGKVKSIDFKTTTGNNNNKSVPYWAQRTQRGMTYDQRVAEQPAVANETGTYTYNIEWNDKVKDYPNVSFGASNLSGNGYLAPQISKDTPYTATIKIDGRTVLEHTYIRKGQQPSYQKQGTSASLSENNGLTYLNNEQIGRNDSIVLKTDSDVRYGVGSKFTIKLPNADFTEFKELAGSSNFINGLNTASTIKPNKGDSITYRPQNRWSNARANENNVWILQDGRDTGFTLTPRLISPTELELTVTEGTIQEDSIVSMPLQSLGVEKVIKDKTLTSEYSNITYENGLIKQGYVGNDKTAATLTVSGGEPINGGKEDVITKVPNGWSINGDGKVQGEPPTGAVVRTFKDLVTGEVIGFEPTRYTGNIPLGEDGSKDYTNVLGNKYDVSNDHVDLVKEVNGEEYILADLPPENVRGTLSVTKTRARDLYSEEELKAKGINGSAFVTPAEYDYVKKTKVEEVNRTIKFVYADNVANLAGTEVFPSQKQTVSYTGSIKLTAEGKAVINSNDRPVYINWKGTDGQSTDLPELAVPQKEGYIASVEKVPVQATTATDEDYEYVVKYTAIQKAKTTFVDEKGNPIPGVAEITEQGGSETPLTKEDEVKAKIKELENKGYELVSNTYPQGGKFDTDKDTDQEFKVILKQKEVTVTPDQPKTPGTPVDPNNPEGPKYPAGLEEKNLNKTVTRTITYVYEDGTPVLNEDGTPKTVTQEAKFTRTAKVNLVTGEVTYGDWSEAKDLPVVKSPVVKGFVADKASVPVVNVTGDSKDTTEVVTYKPLGSWIPNIPGQPTNPIKYPNNPDDPTKPGTDKPVLPYVPGMTPKDGNGQPLKPVDPQDPTKGYIIPDIPNDPTQSTPINYEKDTQKAKTTFVDEKGNPIPGVDAITEQGDSDTPLTKEDQVKAKIKELENKGYELVSNTYPEGGKFDTDKDTDQEFKVTLKQKEVTVTPDQPKTPGTPVDPNNPEGPKYPAGLEEKDLNKTVTRTITYVYEDGTPVLNEDGTPKTVTQEAKFTREAKVNLVTGEVTYGDWSEAKDLPEVKSPVVKGFLADKASVPATKVTGDSKDTTEVVTYKPIGSWIPNIPGQPTSPIKYPNDPTDPTKPGKPTEVLPYVPGYTPKDKDGNPLKPVDPQDPTKGYEVPNLPTDPSQNTVINYVKDTQKAKTTFVDEKGNPIPGVDAITEQGDSDTPLTKEAEVKAKIKELENKGYELVSNTYPEGGKFDKDKDTDQEFKVTLKAKEVTVTPDQPKTPGTPVDPNNPEGPKYPAGLEEKDLNKTVTRTITYVYADGTPVLNEDGTPKVVTQEAKFTREAKVNLVTGEVTYGDWTPAQDLTEVKSPVVKGYLADKATVPATKVTADSKDTTEVVTYKPIGSWIPNIPGQPTNPIKYPNDPTDPTKPGKPTETLPYVPGFTPVDKDGNPLKPVDPQDPTKGYIVPDLPTDPSQDTPINYVANKANLVVKYVDENGKDLIPAETTEGKVGDEYSTTGKVINGYVLVRVDGEAKGKSWKRWFNSNICLQTNRFMDSKHSRTTNKSNQISKRSNRSNKTR
- a CDS encoding PTS fructose transporter subunit IIABC — its product is MKLTDVLNYDLVQFGFSAADKKEALNKLTSMLVEKNIIASKENFLNALLAREAQSTTGVGENIAIPHAKSADFDKAMIVYAKSDEGVEWESFDGQPAKHIFMICAPDGGADEHLKALASLSQALMDADVKVGLDKATTKEDVEKVFADFVAKTEAPKEEKTAAPSGEKPYIIAVTACPTGIAHTFMAAEKIKETAKAMGLDVKVETNGQIGVENKLTKEDIERAAGIIVAADKKVEVARFDGRPTIMTKVADGINKPEELIQTILDGKAPIYKHDGAVDASEDSSANESIGRRAYKHLMEGVSNMLPFVVAGGILIALSFIWGINSFDPKDPSYNKVAEVLFYFGKISFSMMLPILAGFIGRSIADRPGFIVGMIGGILADPSILGLKSDLLAYTPSGFLGALVAGFLAGGIIQVLKISFSWMPRSLDGIKPIFLFPILGSLIMGLLMIFLINAPMASVMEGLKHFIESLNGSGKFILGFVVAAMMAIDMGGPINKAAYVTGTALLTSAGSAGSDVMAAVMIGGMVPPLAIAVSATINKNIWPKAQRSGALVNYVMGLSFITEGAIPFAASNPTRVIPPLFISSGIAGALSMTFGAVSKAPHGGIFAIAAGAVSNWPMYLLALVIGAVLGALLLIASLSFGKKIED